A region from the Wansuia hejianensis genome encodes:
- a CDS encoding uroporphyrinogen decarboxylase family protein: protein MGLTPKENMLKLLRHEVPEYVPYQPEAFQMIRANALHEKPLGYVTGYDWFGVHWTCEGGLAVPTAGRKPVLEDVTEWREKVIFPDLDHWDWEKYAAEDCKDRDPSKLTFIIMPTGPFERLHALMGFENALCALLTDPEECGEFFSAVVDFKIRQMYYLKKYYHVDIVHFHDDWGQQRDLFFAPDIWRTLIRPHIKRAVNAAHELGIYFIMHSCGKIDRIAGEIAGLEVDVMDPAQPVNDLARWKREFGDKVAFMGGIDAQNIVDNESVPEEEVRAEVRRKINLLAPGGGYIPFAVSMSPRNAIVLDEIKKYGAEFYKKN from the coding sequence ATGGGATTAACTCCGAAAGAAAACATGCTGAAGCTGCTGCGCCATGAGGTCCCGGAATATGTGCCGTACCAGCCGGAAGCATTTCAGATGATCCGCGCCAATGCACTTCATGAGAAGCCGCTTGGGTATGTGACCGGTTATGACTGGTTTGGCGTTCACTGGACCTGTGAAGGAGGTCTGGCCGTTCCTACAGCAGGAAGGAAGCCTGTCCTGGAGGATGTGACAGAATGGAGGGAAAAGGTAATTTTTCCGGATCTGGACCACTGGGACTGGGAGAAATATGCGGCGGAGGATTGTAAAGACAGAGATCCCTCGAAACTGACCTTCATCATCATGCCGACAGGGCCTTTCGAGCGGCTGCACGCACTGATGGGATTTGAAAATGCGCTGTGCGCCCTGCTGACTGATCCGGAGGAATGCGGGGAATTCTTTTCCGCAGTCGTGGATTTTAAAATCAGGCAGATGTACTATCTGAAAAAATACTACCATGTGGATATCGTTCATTTCCATGACGACTGGGGTCAGCAGAGAGACCTGTTCTTTGCCCCTGATATCTGGAGAACTCTGATCAGGCCGCACATCAAGCGGGCTGTGAATGCGGCGCATGAGCTGGGAATCTATTTCATCATGCATTCCTGCGGGAAGATTGACAGGATTGCCGGGGAGATTGCCGGATTGGAAGTGGACGTGATGGACCCCGCCCAGCCCGTCAATGATCTGGCGCGCTGGAAGAGAGAATTCGGAGATAAAGTGGCCTTCATGGGAGGGATCGACGCCCAGAATATCGTGGATAATGAATCGGTGCCTGAGGAGGAGGTCCGCGCGGAGGTGCGCAGGAAGATCAATCTGCTGGCTCCCGGCGGCGGATACATACCATTTGCAGTATCCATGTCACCGCGTAATGCCATTGTGCTGGACGAGATAAAAAAATACGGGGCGGAATTCTACAAGAAGAATTAA
- a CDS encoding uroporphyrinogen decarboxylase family protein, whose amino-acid sequence MITARENILKAYRHEKTEWVPSQVLDQNTCLPTCVPEGPAGYGTTIDAFGVSWTFEQGMPGPMVTVGTKLLEDIGRWRDVVKFPDPASYDWEGGASRDTAAWDREHKIQSVIVVDGLFEQLHAMTGIEDALCYLLTDPEETYELLGAIADYRIREMELIARYYKPDKIQMHDDYGTNNRMFMALDTWRELIKPHLKRIIDAVHGLGMIYEHHSCGYVAPMIEDFIELGIDGLNPLQLTNDPYELKNQYGDRLCFVGGFDNQGVLDRQGATYQERYEEIMYRIKLMAPGGGWVAHPTMVDPTISEPLIDALYEYNAPLWEKAGYTPPPKPAAPKKTAYAQADSEKKG is encoded by the coding sequence ATGATAACTGCAAGAGAGAACATATTGAAAGCTTACCGCCATGAGAAGACGGAATGGGTGCCCTCCCAGGTATTGGATCAGAATACTTGTCTGCCAACCTGTGTGCCGGAGGGGCCGGCAGGATATGGGACAACGATCGATGCCTTTGGTGTATCCTGGACCTTTGAACAGGGAATGCCGGGGCCCATGGTGACTGTGGGAACGAAGCTCCTGGAAGATATCGGCCGGTGGCGGGACGTGGTGAAATTTCCAGATCCGGCTTCCTATGACTGGGAAGGCGGAGCGTCCAGGGATACGGCCGCCTGGGACAGAGAACATAAGATACAGAGCGTAATCGTGGTGGACGGCCTGTTTGAACAGCTGCATGCGATGACGGGGATTGAAGACGCCCTGTGCTATCTGCTCACTGATCCGGAAGAAACGTATGAGCTTCTGGGAGCCATAGCGGATTACCGGATTCGGGAAATGGAGCTGATCGCCCGTTATTATAAGCCTGATAAAATTCAGATGCATGACGATTACGGTACAAATAACCGGATGTTTATGGCGCTGGATACCTGGAGAGAGCTGATTAAGCCCCATCTGAAGCGGATCATTGACGCAGTCCACGGGCTGGGAATGATCTATGAGCATCATTCCTGCGGCTATGTGGCGCCTATGATTGAAGATTTCATAGAACTGGGAATCGACGGTCTGAATCCGCTGCAGCTGACCAATGATCCTTATGAGTTGAAGAATCAATACGGTGACCGGCTGTGCTTTGTGGGAGGATTTGACAACCAGGGCGTTCTGGACCGCCAGGGGGCTACCTATCAGGAGCGATATGAGGAAATCATGTACCGTATCAAGCTGATGGCACCGGGAGGCGGCTGGGTAGCCCATCCGACGATGGTCGATCCCACCATCAGTGAACCGCTGATCGATGCTCTGTATGAATACAATGCTCCCCTGTGGGAAAAAGCGGGATATACTCCGCCTCCGAAGCCTGCAGCGCCTAAGAAAACTGCTTATGCCCAGGCGGATTCGGAAAAGAAAGGATAG
- a CDS encoding MFS transporter, which produces MSEQTKPKYGVMVQVTSLVVALLMYTTSMTTPALSAIAGAFPDASAETIKLISSIPSLMLCIFSLVSGWMTTKLSIKKCVLIASGLIFVGILPSFFGGIEFIIFTRVIFGAGYGLIFPLASAVVTDLFEGAKKDTMMGWKSAIGALAGVVFQTLGGILTAYSWRYAFLGFLLVIPIVIMVLIFLPDTGVQAKAGGKADGKFTKGLAICAIVGFLLNTVQFSFMQDMSFVVTGENFGAALDAANVLSTFTAFSFIAGLIYVLFAKLFKRFTPVVAILLVGIAFAVAVAAPSLPVLFVAAAIFGLGFGFTNPALTLKAASSVTNPSKTPMAISIYVCATGVGQFLSAYVLKFITNTLNLTAIRADWQVASIAIIIGCVIGFVALAVTGKKKA; this is translated from the coding sequence ATGAGCGAACAAACAAAACCGAAATATGGAGTAATGGTACAGGTGACATCCCTTGTCGTGGCGCTCCTGATGTACACGACCAGTATGACAACGCCTGCCCTTTCTGCGATTGCGGGAGCTTTTCCGGATGCATCGGCAGAGACAATTAAACTGATTTCTTCCATACCGTCCCTGATGCTGTGTATTTTCTCACTGGTATCAGGCTGGATGACCACAAAGCTGTCCATTAAGAAATGTGTGCTGATTGCCAGCGGGCTGATTTTCGTAGGCATTCTGCCATCTTTCTTCGGAGGAATTGAATTTATTATCTTTACGCGTGTGATTTTTGGAGCCGGCTACGGGCTGATTTTCCCGCTGGCGTCGGCCGTTGTTACTGATCTGTTTGAGGGAGCCAAGAAGGACACCATGATGGGCTGGAAGAGTGCGATCGGCGCTCTGGCCGGCGTTGTGTTCCAGACGCTGGGCGGTATCCTCACGGCTTATAGCTGGAGATATGCGTTCCTCGGCTTTCTGCTGGTAATCCCGATTGTAATCATGGTCTTGATTTTCCTGCCCGATACAGGCGTACAGGCGAAGGCCGGAGGCAAGGCGGACGGAAAGTTCACCAAGGGGCTGGCGATCTGTGCAATTGTTGGATTTCTTCTGAATACTGTACAGTTTTCATTCATGCAGGATATGTCCTTTGTAGTGACGGGAGAGAATTTCGGCGCTGCTCTGGATGCGGCCAATGTGCTGAGCACTTTTACTGCTTTTTCCTTTATTGCCGGTTTGATCTATGTACTGTTTGCAAAACTGTTTAAGAGATTTACGCCGGTTGTGGCGATCCTCCTGGTAGGAATCGCATTTGCAGTTGCGGTAGCTGCTCCGTCTCTGCCGGTTCTGTTTGTGGCGGCGGCTATTTTTGGACTGGGCTTTGGTTTTACGAACCCGGCGCTTACGCTGAAGGCAGCGTCTTCTGTGACGAATCCTTCCAAGACTCCGATGGCGATTTCCATTTACGTGTGCGCCACAGGCGTTGGACAATTCCTGTCCGCCTATGTGCTGAAATTTATCACCAATACGCTGAATCTGACTGCTATCCGCGCCGACTGGCAGGTAGCCAGCATCGCGATCATAATCGGATGTGTGATCGGATTTGTGGCGCTGGCAGTAACGGGTAAGAAGAAAGCATAA
- a CDS encoding ABC transporter permease has product MKKRISTKMLVLLCLLIGEIVIFGIISGGKLLSVNNIRNILESTTTVSLLAIGSALLMISGEIDLSLGAVGTLGALVVAYCMQAGLPWLPALLIGVLIGVVCGACTAALVNFLNIPSFVATLAMASIAQGFGSMVCGGSQISVKNKVIRTLGSGKLFDYLPYALIISLVLLLVYGIMLKKTAFGRSIYMVGGNREASRLCGLNPKRVSFTLFINAAILATLVAGKLKIANPRLTTLCQFDGLTAAILGGVSLGGGTGGMGGTLIGILILNCFDNATTVVGMNSYWQTIAKGLLLIVALFVDFLISTRDRDKVK; this is encoded by the coding sequence ATGAAAAAACGAATTAGTACAAAAATGCTGGTGCTGCTGTGCCTGTTAATTGGCGAAATTGTGATTTTCGGGATCATTTCCGGCGGCAAGCTTCTGTCAGTCAACAATATCAGAAATATTTTGGAATCAACCACGACGGTTTCTCTTCTGGCAATCGGTTCAGCCCTGCTGATGATTTCCGGTGAAATTGACCTTTCTCTGGGGGCTGTCGGGACGCTGGGCGCCCTGGTTGTGGCGTATTGCATGCAGGCGGGGCTGCCCTGGCTGCCCGCCCTGTTAATCGGCGTCCTGATTGGCGTGGTATGCGGAGCCTGCACAGCGGCGCTGGTGAATTTTTTAAATATTCCGTCATTTGTGGCGACACTGGCAATGGCTTCCATTGCCCAGGGCTTTGGCTCCATGGTATGCGGCGGGTCCCAGATTAGCGTTAAGAATAAAGTCATCAGAACGCTGGGCAGCGGCAAACTGTTTGACTATTTACCGTATGCGCTGATTATTTCCCTTGTGCTGCTGTTAGTTTACGGCATCATGCTCAAGAAGACAGCCTTCGGAAGAAGTATTTACATGGTGGGCGGCAACAGAGAAGCTTCCAGGCTCTGCGGCCTGAATCCGAAACGGGTTTCTTTTACGCTGTTTATCAATGCCGCTATCCTGGCTACGCTGGTGGCCGGCAAACTGAAGATTGCGAACCCCCGGCTGACAACGCTGTGCCAGTTTGACGGCCTGACCGCAGCGATCCTGGGCGGTGTGTCCTTGGGGGGCGGTACCGGCGGAATGGGCGGGACCCTGATAGGTATCCTGATTCTGAACTGCTTTGATAACGCAACGACGGTCGTTGGAATGAACTCCTACTGGCAGACAATCGCAAAAGGCCTG
- a CDS encoding sugar ABC transporter ATP-binding protein: protein MEKYLEFKNVKKSFPGVMALKGVSFRADAGRVMALLGENGAGKSTLLKVMSGDLQPEEGEIIISGESKKFASPRDAIDTGISVIYQERQSVPELSVMENVFSGDLPLTKLGFIDKKKMREETQKIIDKFDLPIHPSDKVGMLSVAHQQMVEIMKSYRRNSEIIAFDEPTSSLADHEVVKLFELIRELKKEGKIILYVSHRMAEIFEICDDIVVFKDGAHVKDFDAHSVKEDELISAMVGRDIGDVFSTLSRNTKFGDVLLEAKGMGSSKIHNISFQLRAGEVIGFAGLVGAGRTETVRALFGADKLTEGEIYLEGKKVIFKSPADAIREGIAFCPEDRKAQGLILHSTVRENISVPVLKKIRGGSVFLNRAEEKKLADTAVEKYSIKTPTIEKKCVELSGGNQQKVILGRWTSEKMPVKVLILDEPTKGIDVGTKAEIYQTICNFAKEGIGIIFISSELPEVLGISDRLYVMREGHITGCLDRNEATEESILTLAMSDTDNQNGGEGK from the coding sequence ATGGAAAAGTATTTGGAATTTAAAAATGTTAAGAAATCTTTTCCTGGCGTTATGGCGTTAAAAGGCGTAAGTTTCCGGGCTGACGCAGGGCGCGTGATGGCGCTGCTGGGGGAAAACGGCGCCGGAAAATCCACACTGCTTAAGGTTATGTCCGGCGATCTGCAGCCGGAAGAAGGGGAAATAATTATTTCCGGTGAGAGTAAGAAATTTGCTTCGCCGCGTGATGCCATAGATACGGGTATCAGCGTAATTTATCAGGAACGTCAGAGTGTGCCGGAGCTGAGCGTGATGGAAAATGTATTTTCAGGTGACTTGCCTCTGACAAAACTCGGATTTATAGACAAGAAAAAAATGCGTGAAGAAACGCAGAAGATCATTGATAAATTCGATCTGCCCATACATCCTTCGGATAAAGTAGGAATGCTTTCAGTTGCTCATCAGCAGATGGTTGAAATCATGAAGTCCTATCGCAGGAATTCTGAAATTATTGCTTTTGATGAACCGACCTCCAGTCTGGCAGACCATGAAGTAGTCAAGCTGTTTGAGCTCATTAGAGAACTGAAAAAAGAAGGTAAGATTATTTTATACGTATCTCACCGCATGGCGGAAATCTTTGAGATCTGCGATGACATTGTAGTGTTCAAGGATGGAGCCCATGTAAAGGACTTCGACGCACATTCAGTAAAAGAAGATGAACTGATCAGCGCCATGGTTGGCCGGGACATCGGAGATGTCTTCTCAACATTGTCCAGAAACACCAAATTTGGGGATGTTTTACTGGAAGCGAAGGGAATGGGATCGTCCAAGATACATAATATCAGCTTTCAGCTGCGTGCAGGCGAGGTAATCGGGTTTGCCGGATTGGTAGGAGCCGGAAGAACGGAAACCGTACGCGCCCTGTTTGGCGCGGATAAGCTCACGGAAGGTGAGATTTATCTGGAAGGGAAAAAAGTGATCTTTAAATCTCCGGCGGATGCCATCAGGGAAGGCATTGCTTTCTGCCCTGAGGACAGAAAAGCGCAGGGCCTCATCCTGCACAGCACCGTGCGTGAGAATATCAGTGTGCCGGTTTTGAAGAAAATACGCGGAGGTTCTGTTTTCCTGAACAGAGCGGAAGAGAAAAAGCTGGCGGATACGGCTGTGGAAAAATACAGCATTAAGACGCCTACCATAGAGAAGAAATGTGTGGAGCTTTCTGGCGGCAATCAGCAGAAAGTGATCCTGGGGCGCTGGACCAGTGAGAAGATGCCGGTTAAGGTTTTGATTCTGGACGAACCCACAAAAGGCATCGACGTGGGAACCAAGGCAGAGATTTATCAGACTATCTGTAACTTCGCAAAGGAAGGAATTGGAATTATTTTTATTTCCAGCGAGCTGCCGGAGGTACTGGGTATTTCGGACCGTCTGTATGTTATGCGCGAAGGACACATAACCGGATGCCTGGACAGGAACGAGGCGACTGAGGAAAGTATACTTACGCTGGCAATGAGCGATACAGATAATCAGAATGGCGGTGAGGGGAAATGA
- a CDS encoding helix-turn-helix domain-containing protein produces MFGGGGGKATPLPNLYHFYNYAVDYILSVRDMELARYACQVDINNLWEEGKPDGGERVETLRAYLSNERSLVKAANELFIHRNTLVYRVNKILETLLCDLDDSYTREYMQLSIRVLRLYYMINNK; encoded by the coding sequence ATGTTCGGGGGGGGGGGGGGTAAAGCGACCCCCTTACCGAATCTTTATCATTTTTATAATTATGCGGTGGATTATATACTCAGCGTCCGGGATATGGAACTGGCCCGGTATGCCTGCCAGGTGGATATCAATAATCTGTGGGAAGAAGGAAAGCCGGACGGGGGCGAACGTGTCGAGACGCTGAGGGCGTATCTGAGTAATGAGCGTTCTTTGGTGAAAGCGGCGAACGAGCTTTTCATCCACAGGAATACGCTGGTATACCGGGTTAATAAAATTCTGGAAACTTTGCTGTGCGACCTGGATGATTCCTATACCAGGGAATACATGCAGCTGTCTATCCGGGTGCTGCGGTTGTACTATATGATAAATAATAAATAA